In the Ochotona princeps isolate mOchPri1 chromosome 14, mOchPri1.hap1, whole genome shotgun sequence genome, ACTGAATCACATAGTATAAATACATATTAGTATTACATCAGGAAGTATAAAATGTTCTTATGACAAAATGCCAATGTGCTTTACTTTCTACCCCACATGTTCTTGATAGCAGCCTTTATATCCTGGTTCCTCAGAGTGTAAATGAGAGGATTTGAGCATTGGAGTTACCACAGCCTGGAAGAGGGAAATGAGGGCCTGTACCAATGGGGGTTTTAGACCTGGGCTTTACGTACATGAAGAAGATAGTTCTATAGAATATAATCACCACTGTCAGGTGAGCTGAGCCAGTGCAGAAGCCCTTACGTTTTCCTTTAATAGAACGGATCCGTGAGATGGTAGCAACAATGAAAGTGTATGAGATGGAAATCACTAGCATTGGGATAATCAGGACAATTAGGTTTGACCCTGCCAAACTGATCACATTGATTGAAATATCAGCACAGGCCAGTTTCAGGATAGCTAGAATTTCACAGATAAAATGGTTAATGACATTATTTGTACAGAATAATAATTGTATGGTGAGCAGTgtctgaacaaaaataaaaaatcccaCAGACCCAGGATACAGCTGCCACAGACACATAGGCACCCTTACTCATGATAACTGGGTATCTCAGTGGGGAGCAAATGGCCACATAGCGATCAAGTGCCATCATGCCAAAAAGCACAGTTCTGTGGCCCCCATTGCAAAGGCGAGAAACATTTACACCATACATCCAGAGAAGGAAACTCGTTTCCTTATTGTCAGAAAGCTGTCAAGAATAAGTGGGACGGAAGAGCTTGTGTAGCAAATGTCCAAGAAGGAaagattacagagaaagaaatacatgGGGGTGTTTAGGTGAGAATCGTAGAACATTGCTGTGATAAGGACTCCATTTGCAAGCAGGATTATCAGATACATACATAAAACTAccacaaataaaacaaacttcaGCTTTGGGTGGGCAGAAAGTCCTACCAAGACAGATTCTGTGAATGAGGAATCATTGGTGCTTTCCTTGTTACCTTTTTTCCAACAGAACTCTGTGGGTGATAGAACAGAAGTCTACTAACACAATGTGCATAAAAGCTACTACTTCTAAGAATCATATTCTGTGTTAATTACAGTTTTGTAATTGGATATATGTCTCTGAAAAATTGTTACTGTGAGTCCAGACTAAGGGAACGAGAATTTTCACCTGATTTTCTCAGGATTAATAAAATATGTGATTTAAGGAGATATGGACTTCAAATGATCTTATGGTAATTCTTTAAGTTCCACCTCTTGATCCTGTGGCTGCAAATCAATTACCTATACCATGAATTCAGTAGACAGATGAGATTCTTCGAAAGTGATTGCACTGTTTTACATTTGAATTAGAGgttgagattttaaaattatgaggcagaatttaaatttattttcagtttgtcTTCAAATGCattagaatattaaaaatattgcatCTATTTTCATCATGGAATTTAAGTGCAGCTAATTCAATGATTTTGAAGCAGAGTTCTCTGTTCTACCAAATAACACAATATCCTCAATTAGTTTCTATTGCATATTTATATTATTGGACAAGATCTTATCCAACTTATTTTAGGTACAATCGGCCTGCCATATTGTGAAAAatccaagaaaatattttgatttaaGATCTGAATAAAAAGTTGGACTTCAAACTTTAATGcataataatttttctttgtgCCAATGCAGAATTAAATATAACTTGGAAAGTTATTTTCAATGGATGAACGGCccttacagttaaaaaaaaatggcggGGATACCTAGGACCCAGTAGAAATCATAATTGGGTTCTGTATGTGAGTATCCCTTTCAGGTCAGACTGTCCTGCCAGTGGTGGTGTCATGGTTATTTATCTGCATATAACTTTGACAGAATTCAAAGAAGGAGTTGTCTTCTGAGGGCTGGCATAAGATTATATTTTGCATTAGAAGAATTTTATCCTGATGAGCTAAGGAGGAAGAGTCGTAGGTAATGGATCATAGCCAAAACATGTCAGTAGAGATTCCATACAAGAAAAACAATACGTAGAATTCCAGGTTTCTAAAAAGAGATGGGTGTGCAGATTTGTGAGCTGTACTGATGTAACGCTAAAAAATTATAACTTGTTCTCCAGGCAATTGGAAAACATTTGAATTTTGGCCAGAGTATAACCAGGATGACAACACAGGGGAGAAAAAGATTAATGTAGGGGCTTTTTTTCAGAGTCTTGCACATTTCTAACCAATATTCAGCCGTGATCTATTCTTTGTAGGCCTGTAATTATTAGTTGTAGGGCAATCATCAGCTTCTCTTTGCTTGTAGAGAATTCTGgctcaaaattaattttcttttgaaaatggtaGTCCTTTTCAGGGCAAAATGATAGTGAAACATTTTATCTCACTTGGCAATGAAAAAATTCCTCCCATTTCTTCTGAATTCTCACTTCTGTCTCGTAATAGTCAGTGGAAACTAAGATATATCTAGTTTTTGTGTGAACAAAATTTTCTTGGATCCTTTATGGCTGACTTTTAACTGCCTCTAGGTATTAAACTAAAATCGTTATAACCACCCAATAAGCATGTGTTTTCAAGTTTATTTCGTTTGTGAATATAAAATTTGCTTTAGTAGAAACTTGGGGAAAAGTGGAAGGGAAAATAGTTAATAAGATAAAtgactgatggcctgggagaggagCAAAGGCACCTAAATTTTCTGTTAGTCATGCCTGTAATCTGTAGGAAGGTTTCTAGTCTCACTTCAGCCTGgacatttttcttctaaaaacagTAAATACCTCAAGGTATGGCTTACTGGGTCAAAGAGTTACACATTTATTTTGTCCTCACATGTCATATTGAATGCCTGTGGCATGTTGGAAAGCACAAGCCATGTAGCCAAATGTATTCTGATTGCTAAGACCTGTGTGCCTCCATCCTAAATTTCTAGTTTATTTTATCTTGTATGTGTTCATTTATATACAGCATCTGACAGAGGCTCATTCTTCTGGTCTGAGTTTAGTTATTATCACACATACTAAGTTTATGGCCAAGATCAGGAACTTGGCTTATTCTTTGGGTTATAATCAGTTGTAATTAATACAGTATCTGATGTGTAGTTACATTCTTAGGCAGATGAATAAAAGATGCACAAGTCACTGATCATTTTCACCCTGCTCCAGGATGCTCCACCCTGCTCCAATGTCTGGGGTAATTTATCATCACTCATGTTTATAGAACTATGTGATGATTTGAATCATTGATATTTAGATCTCGGAatatttttgaagatctatttttatttggaacacataattacagagaaagtgagggaaggagagagatcctTTCCTGGTGGTTCGCTCTCAAATAACTGTGATGCTCTGGGCTTGACCAGGCAGAGAATGGGAGGCAGGAGTTTCAactgggtgcaggagtccaaggactcgggctgctttctcaggtgcagggGGAGGGAGATGAGTTacaattggagcagctgggacttgaaccagtgcccatttaggATTCTGACATTaaagacagtggcttaacttgctataccacagcaccaaccctgtAAtgatggtagttttttttttttaatcatatatgACTTAAAACCAACAATTACATTTATGACATACAGGCGATTCCTAATACATTAAGCATTCTGTTCAAACATTGCAGTTATTACAACGGTTGAGGGGGCTAAGGCCACTATATTGCTGTTTCATAATTTCGAGTGGAGAATTTTTTCAGCAGTTTATAGATACCATGACAAGGTTAAAGTTGCTTGGCTACCAAAGAAAATATAAGAGAACACAACTGTTTTGCCATGATGTTGTTAGGTTAGAGCACCAGGTGAAAGAATATAATATTCTTCAATTTTGAAaggtgaaggaaagaaaagatgtaGACAAAACAAGGAGGCAGAGATGGCAAAGAGGAGGCAGAGATTAAAAAACACTGAATTGATTAGAGAACACTTACATTTGAAACTGAAAATGTTGGGACATCCTTTCACTTTTATAAATGAGGCTGAGTCCTACCTTTGTTGTGAACATTGCTCAAACAATGGTATAGGTTATAATGCAAGCCTCTGTCACATTAAATGATAAAAAATTATATtaaggggccaacactgtggtacagcaagtttaGTTGCTGTCtgctgtgccagaatcccatcagagcactggttcaagttctgcctgttccactttggatccaactcCTGCTTATGTGACTGGGGAAGCTGCAGAAGATTGCCGAAGTGCTTGCCCCAGAGCCATGCTGTGGGAGAACTGGCTGAAGTTATGTTTCAGACTCCTGCCTtatgcctggcccagcactggctgtcgtggctatttgtggagtaaaccagtggagggaagatttctctctctctctctctgtagctcttcctttcatataaatactattttaaaaaatgagatcatTTGATGAAATAGATCTCCACAATCTAAAACCagtatttttaaaaccagaagAATATGCCATTTATGTACTTTTAAACttaataaatgattttatttccttaatttgGAGACCAGTCTTGAGCCTTAAAAAGCTGTTTTACTTACAACCTCATAAAATCATTTACGTGCTATTTAATAAGGTTCAAAGTAAAGTGAGGGGTTGTGAGAATTAGATATCAAGTTGCATGCTGCAATCATTATATTCAAGTTTTCATTACCTGTAGTTTATTTTTTAGGTAAAGCTGAGGTGAAATCTGCAtaaactgttttctcaggcacatagcTGCTAGTTCAGTATCAGCAACAATATGTAAAATGGCTTACATGTTTACAAGTTCTTTGTGCTGACTTCAGTGTTTCTGTACATGTTGAGATAGAGAAAAATTACACAGAGGCACCACCATTTGCAGAGTTAGGCAATTTAAACTCTTCCTATGGTGAGTGAGGGACGGGTCCAATATTGGCAACAAATCAAAGTCAGCAATGTACACATTGTGTTGAAACTTTTGCAAAACTCTTGAGAGAATGTTTCCAGGACCAATTATATTACATAGTTGGCGAACACTTATTTGTAATATCTTCCTTATTTGGCAAATAAGGATTATATTTCCATCTGCATATTACGATATTTGACAAATTTGATACTCAAATAAGCGGAAAAGTTGGTAGTGTTTTTTTGTGAAATTACCTGAAAAATCTATGATTAACATAATAAATCATCTTTATTGCATAATGCCTTCAAATATCAAATGGGATCCTCAGAATATCAACATCAGTCTGGTACTAGATTCTATGTCCTTAACCActtcatattttcaaataaaaaacagtgGGTTTAGAAGAGCTGGAGGTATGAAGGTGTTATTGCTTTCTGTGTGAGTACAGGTGCACTGGATTTGACTGAAGGGTGTGTTTCAACAATGCTGTAAAATGTCACTTGCATTCAGCATTAtatcaatattttttaatgtctctatttccaaatctgtAGGTGTATAGCTAAAACTCAATAGTGATGACTTAAAAGCTTTACTTAGCTTGGGTAAAATGAGGTGCTATCAATTCTTAAGGCAAGATCGCTCCTCTGCTAAAAATCATTCTATTATTGATCATACTTCACCCCCTTCCACATAGTTTAGAAAGATATCAGGACAAAGAGTCAAAGGAGTGTTTTCCCTCAAGACTAATGCACAAGGAGTGGTGGAAAGCGTTTTACCTAGAATCCCTTGAAATGGAGGCTATGCTTTTGCTCCAGTATAAGCCAGCAAAAACGTGCTACAAAGAGACCCTTGAGACTTCGGTATCTCTGAACAAGGCATTTGACCCAATGAATGAAGGATTGCTGAGCTGTTAAGAGTACACAGGAGCAATGAGATAGTTGGTGAGAAGGagcaaataaaagccacattttGGATCTGTTTGAGATGTTCTCACAGGTAAGCAAAGAAAGCTAAAAAGTGGTGAGTTGGAAAAGGAAACCAGTTCTTATATTGTCTAATGAGTTGAAACTCCTCAGTCAATGTATTATAGTTCTTTTTTATGTATTCAAATTCATTTGGACTTAAGGAGTCTTCAATGTAGTATAAAACCTTATTGCAATATGAATTCTAGAGCTCAATTTACCCCAAACTTTGTGTCAGATCAGTCAAGTTAAATCCTGTTTCCTTTGGGCATAGTTCTTTCAAATTTCTTTACTTTCTCTGACTAGTGTGTTTGCAGTTTGTCTCATACTGTCATATTCCAAACCTTAGAATGGATCTCTTTTCTCCAAGaagacttgttttctttttctttaagaatatatttataCACTTAGACTTGTGCAGTAGGGATGTCCTTTGCTATTAGAGGGCCATTCATTCAGGTGCTCTCAGCAACCATTGCcataatgtatgtgtgtgtataaacatacATGTATACTTGTTTCAACACCTACATAATGTCTATTTTCATATGTTTTCACTACAAGTTTATACTGATACACTTAGTTTTCACTCAACACAAAATGTCATTGTATCTTCCTTTTATAGTCTTATTCCTTATGAAGACAAGGAATAAAGAAGCTGGTTCCAAATAGTGGAAACTTGTTTTTTGCTTAATCCCAGAAAATGCAGAAAGTTTTAATTGCTAATGTTTATGCGTGTTCTTGAGAAACCTATAAGGTTTTTCCTCCCTTATTTCCATAACCCCAAATCTCCTATTAtactcttttttgtttattttggtttgagCCAAGGCTGTTGTGTTCCCATACTCTAATTTCCAAAGTGTATGACACAAATGTGGCtgtgccagggctgaagccaggagccagaaacttaataGAGGTTTTCCAGATGGGGTgccaggaatccaattacttgaattACCTCGGCCATCTTCTCCATTGTATCTTCTCCATTCTGCATGGAAGCTGGCAAGAGTTGGAACTGTGAATTCCATCCAGGCACTCGGATATGGTTTgcaggtatcttttttttttaagattttattttttattggagagtcagatacatagcgaggaggagaggcagggaggaagatcttccatctgctgcaatgacaggagctgagctgatctgaagccaggagcttttttcaggtctcccacaggagtgcagggtcccaaggccttgggccatcctcgaatgctttcccaggccacaagcagggagctggagggaagcggtcgctgggattagaaattgTGACTTCATGGATTCTCAGaatgtgcaagatgaagacttcagcCGTTAGTCTGCGGTGCCAGGCACGGAATGCATGTATCTTAACCAATCGGCAAATTGCTTACTCCTGATATAGTCTTTCTTTAAATAGGAAATTGCTGAACGCAGCATTAGCATGTGACAGGAGATGCCTGTGAAACCAGTATactttatgggcactggttcatgtccttgctactCTACTTCTGTTATGACTCCTTgcaaatggcctggaaaaagctgtAGCAGAAAGCCCAAATGTTtggctgggtccttgccacgCACATGGAGACGGGATTAATCGCCTGGCTTTGGCTGTGCCCAGCTTTGGTCGctgtggctatctgggaagtgaggCAGTGAATAGCGAAgccatctctctctccattcctgactttcaaaacaaaccttggaaaagaaaaatattcaagccTTGCAAATTTGACATAAATGAAATCCACGCATACTGGCTTTGTGGCTTGAATATCTTCTTTATTAACTCTTAAAATTGTATATAAAAACATGTCAGAGCTGCTTATTACCCTTATATTTCCATTCTGCAATTCACTTTCAAGTTTTGATTTGGCTCTTTTATTGGCCATGATCATGTGACATGTGTGGGACAAATTATCCCTAAAAGATTGAAGATTATTCAATATAGAAAACTGCCTTTTTACATTaaggaaaaaatgcatgaatttagACCCATTTGTGAGGTGTCACATGCCGATTCAATAAATGCATATATAGCAAATCTTGTTTTGCTCTTTTGTATCCTAGCACTATCTGAATATGGGCTTTGGGAACAGCGAACATTCAGCACACACACCTGTGGGCAGGAGAGCAGTTAAGCCACAAGCAATTCTTGAAATGTGGGTCcacacatttgtatttttttttaaactaaagatttatatttttatcggagaggcagatttatagagaaggaaagaaaaagttcttccatctgctattttcactgtccaaagggccacaacagccagggctgagccattttgaagccagaaatcagaagcttcttccgggtctccaatgagggttcagggtcccaagattttaggctgtcttctgttactttctcaggccataatcagggagctggactggagtggaacagttgggctatgaactagtgcctatataGAATGTCAGTCCTTGCAAGCagaagattaacctgttgagccattgtgctggccccttggTCCAAATTTTGTTATGTTATGGAACTATGTGCTGCTTTAACATTATTGCTTATTGACTGTATTCATATTTTTGCTGAAGGATCCTAGAAGTACTTAGATATTTCCTTGCTCAGTCTCTTTCCTATTCCTTAAAATCATAAAAAGCAtagaacatactttttttttgcacacCAGTCCAAATTAGTTTTCATGTATAAGTCTGCCTGAAAAGCCTAACAATTTTTGACAATCCAAGGTAAAACTTTTTGGGTGAAAACATTTAATTCTGATCAATGAGAAATTTAGATTATATCACACATATGAACGTCTTTGTTTTCCACATACGTTTAATTCAAACATGTATTTGACATATGTTTTGTACAAGACCCTGTGACTGATCTGTAAACAACCAAACCTTAGTAACCTATATTGATTCCTTCAAATGAGTTCTTGAAGTGATGCATATATAAGGTATCCTTGGAAAATTGCAATAAATATGATTCAGTCTTATAGGCAAGGGTtaatcaaatttaaaatttaattgctttttaaaattacatttgattttataacacagtttcataggctctgggattcccccaaccgaccctgtaccctcccccatggtggatttctccacctagttgcagtattacagttcaaatccaatcataattctttcattgcaagcatgtactttgcatagcatccagcatcatattgtccagataaattcaacagtttcttggggagaccatctctggtctgaaggcagagctggcagaatatcattccgatcaattaaaagccacaacataacatcaacaacggtTTACAgccttatggagttaattgacatggtattgagtgaccaatatgattagaaaatacaagttcttaaccacattctatgattacttcattgacatttcagttttagtttatacacaactggctgcaatacaccttaaaatggctatagggtactattcagctgtctcgtgtctattttcatttttgtatttagtagtttatagtgttgaagcataatttttactgaacttggtggattttgggaTAGACCATGTTGGCTTATacctctaacaaggcatttgtcaacaattgaggtgcagaacagttttaggaggggtgtgcagagaaatcttcaataccttagcgAGGAGTAACTTAtgtttgtgttctacctagtaaggtatatgtgagtccaggctaaCCGTTTCCTGTTGggtactaagctttccttgtatctAATTTCTGTTTCCGGGGTGGGAGGCTTCGGAGCGAccgtgatggtcattgcaagacagagtggagatccaaagttggaactaagtaaggagcagagaaagctcccctccctagtcccgaaggaagtgtactgttctgtttctgtggaccgctcagggctcctggctgttgttccaatgacactGGCACCTGaggggaaggatttgggcttcttccatcccatgtgggagatccaaacgggagtggatgacctcagagttctcggcctccgaaggcactcagTTCAAGGGTTAATCATTGAAATGATGAAAAATCATGACAAGTAGCAAGACACAATGAAAAGTATTTGGGATGAATGTGCAGTTATGCTCACCTGTAGTCAGAAGATAAGGCTTGATTTGGATTCAGGGCACTTATTAATAGTTCAAAGCCAAGGGCCACCATTTGTAATTTAGTTTATGATTGCAAAAATGTTGGAGTGCAGAAgctatggtttaaaaaaaaaaggcccctGTAAGTGAACAACAGGGCAAAATCTTTAGGACTGTTAGCAATGGGAAATGACACATGAGAAACAGCTCCCTTGGATTTTTGCCATGAGATAAAAAGGACTATTATCCCTAATATTGTAGGTTTTTAAAGCAGCCCAGAAGTTTTGAGCAAAATGTTGCAATAATTGCATAACTCGATAATTTACAGAACTTTGTTGATTCATGAAAATATAGTAACATTGGGTTTTAACAAAGGTTAGGGAATCAGTCtgtcaagagaaagaaaattcaatCAGTGGGAGTCCCACAAGCTAGTCAATGTGCTTCATCAATTAAATAACACACATCTGTTCACACCAGCCTCTCATATAAAAATCGTAATCAAGTATAGTGTGCCTATCCCTTAAAAATATTAttgtgaaaaatctttttttctgcaaTATGCATGAGGCATTGGCTGTGTGTTTTCCGTTTATGATTTCCTGTAAAAGTGTGACACGAAGTCCCTCAAGTATATTTCTTGGGTTCTCTTTCTAGGCCGATGTCCATCAATTCTCATCCTAAGTGAATTCATTGTTTAAGCAGTTAGAACTTATTACTGATATCAGTTGGTAAAAGTCAGAGTTGCAATTATTCCAAAGCTTACAAATTCCCTTCACAGTCAATAGAACCCACTAGTGCAGATGTCCCTACCTTTATCTTTCCTAATTTGAGAATGATGTTCTGTCTATTTGCTACAGTGCTTATCAAATGTGTAACATTTTCTGAGATGAAGAGAAAATGCCACATGAAAAGGCTAAGTATATAATGAGATTGAATCTTAAAAAGTCCTAATGTCCCCAAGTGTGAAAATAAATAGCAGTAATAATAATTTCATTATTATGTGCACTATACACATCAGATGACACAACTCTATTTTACTTGTGGTTTTCAATATAATGTCTTTGGAACCTAAATCACATTGTTTCGTTTGTAGCAGAGACTTTTCACTGAAAGTAATGTACATGTTGTAAAAGCGATCAGTCTTATTTGAGTTATTCTATTGACTATAAGATATATGATGACTAAATGGGAATGAGGTTTTTCAAAGGGAACAGGATGCTTGTTTTAGGAAACAAATATGTaagttttaaattcttttgttcaaaaatatttttggagtCCTATTATGGATGCCATTACAGATATATTGATATCAAACAAGATTTGCATTTATATGCAAATCCTCAGTCTGGCTGAGATTAATTCCTGGGTctttaatagaagaaaaaaatatgtagtttTAGATTTCTTTAAAGATGAAATAAGGCAACATGTAAAGATATCATGTTTATGATCCATGTCATCTTACGTAAGACTGTATCaggccgggcccggcagcgtggcctagccgctaaagtcctcgccttgaatgccccggaatcccatatgggtgccggttctaatcccagcagctccacttcccatccagctccctgcttgtggcctgggaaggcaggagaagacggcccaatgcattgggacactgcacccgcgtgggagacctggaagaggttcctggttcccagcttcggatcggcgcgcatcggcccattgcagctcacttggggtgtgaatcattggacgaagatcttcctctctgtctctcttcctctgtatatctgactttgtaatataaacaaataaatcttaaaaaaaaaagactgtatcaGGCCTTCTCAGAAAACACAGCCAAATGATGAATTCTAAATGACTTACTATTAACGATGGTACAACTTTAGATGGagaaataataaaagcaacaacTTACATCTTTTACTAGTCGAGCACTGTCATTTTTGAAATTGTATCTTAAAGGTAGTTATCTTTTgccattcatttttgttttgttttgtttttaaagatttattcattttttatttaattctctAAACTCTGTTCTTGGATTAGGATGTTATTAAAGGGAAAAATTGTCCTTGCTACCTTACCTCAAGTcaatgtaaaaatgtttttttttttttaagatttattttagttttcttggaaagtcaggtatacagaaaggaagatcttttatccaatggttcactcgaagaagccacaacagctggaactgagccaatctgaagccaagagccaggaacttcttccaggtctcccacctgtgtacagggtcccaaggctttggactgtccttaactgctttcccagaccacaggcagggagctggatgggaagcggggctgccctggctagaac is a window encoding:
- the LOC101529272 gene encoding LOW QUALITY PROTEIN: olfactory receptor 13C8 (The sequence of the model RefSeq protein was modified relative to this genomic sequence to represent the inferred CDS: inserted 5 bases in 3 codons; deleted 1 base in 1 codon; substituted 1 base at 1 genomic stop codon), producing the protein MEFTVPTLASFHAEWRRYNGEDGREFCWKKGNKESTNDSSFTESVLVGLSAHPKLKFVLFVVVLCMYLIILLANGVLITAMFYDSHLNTPMYFFLCNLSFLDICYTSSSVPLILDSFLTIRKRVSFSGCMVXMFLAFAMGATEXVLFGMMALDRYVAICSPLRYPVIMSKGAYVSVAAVSWVCGIFXIFVQTLLTIQLLFCTNNVINHFICEILAILKLACADISINVISLAGSNLIVLIIPMLVISISYTFIVATISRIRSIKGKRKGFCTGSAHLTVVIIFYRTIFFMYVKPRSKTPIXVQALISLFQAVVTPMLNPLIYTLRNQDIKAAIKNMWGRK